A genomic segment from Dechloromonas denitrificans encodes:
- a CDS encoding catalase yields the protein MNGKKLTTAAGCPVVDNQNTMTAGPRGPVLLQDVWLLEKLAHFDREVIPERRMHAKGSAAYGTFTVTHDITKYTRAKLFSQIGKQTPLFARFTTVAGERGAADAERDIRGFALKFYTEEGNWDMVGNNTPVFFLRDPLKFPDLNHAVKRDPRTNMRSAKNNWDFWTSLPEALHQVTIVMSDRGIPASYRHMHGFGSHTFSLINAVNERFWVKFHFRSQQGIKNLSDAEATDIIGRDRESHQRDLLEAIDRGDYPKWTMFIQVMPEADASKVPYNPFDLTKIWPHKDYPLIEVGQFELNRNPENFFAEVEQSAFNPAAVVPGISFSPDKMLQARLFSYGDAQRYRLGVNHHQIPVNAPRCPVHSYHRDGAMRIDGNHGATLGYEPNSEGQWQEQPDFREPPLSIEGMADHWNHREDTDYYSQPGALFRLMTPAQQQILFDNTARAMGDAPDEIKRRHICNCSRADAAYGAGVAKALGVAI from the coding sequence ATGAACGGCAAAAAACTGACTACTGCCGCCGGCTGCCCGGTGGTCGACAACCAGAACACGATGACCGCCGGTCCACGCGGCCCGGTTTTACTGCAGGATGTCTGGCTGCTTGAAAAGCTCGCCCACTTCGACCGCGAGGTCATCCCGGAGCGCCGCATGCATGCCAAGGGATCGGCCGCCTACGGCACCTTCACCGTCACCCACGACATCACGAAATACACGCGTGCCAAGTTGTTCAGCCAGATCGGCAAGCAGACGCCGCTGTTTGCACGCTTCACCACCGTTGCCGGCGAACGCGGCGCGGCGGATGCGGAGCGCGACATCCGCGGCTTTGCGCTCAAGTTCTATACCGAGGAAGGCAACTGGGACATGGTTGGCAACAACACCCCGGTCTTCTTCCTGCGCGACCCGCTGAAATTCCCGGACCTCAACCATGCCGTCAAACGCGACCCGCGCACCAACATGCGTTCGGCCAAGAACAACTGGGATTTCTGGACTTCGCTGCCGGAAGCGCTGCACCAGGTCACCATCGTCATGTCCGACCGCGGCATCCCCGCCAGCTATCGCCACATGCATGGTTTCGGCTCGCACACCTTCAGCCTGATTAACGCGGTCAACGAGCGTTTTTGGGTCAAATTCCATTTCCGCAGCCAGCAAGGCATCAAGAATCTGAGCGATGCCGAAGCAACGGATATCATCGGCCGGGATCGTGAATCGCATCAGCGCGACTTGCTTGAAGCCATCGACCGGGGCGATTACCCGAAATGGACGATGTTCATCCAGGTCATGCCGGAAGCCGATGCCTCGAAAGTGCCCTACAACCCGTTCGACCTGACCAAGATCTGGCCGCACAAGGATTACCCCTTGATCGAGGTCGGCCAGTTCGAGTTGAACCGCAACCCGGAAAACTTCTTTGCGGAAGTCGAGCAATCCGCATTCAACCCGGCAGCCGTCGTTCCCGGCATCAGCTTTTCGCCGGACAAGATGCTGCAGGCACGGCTGTTCTCCTACGGCGATGCGCAACGCTACCGGCTCGGCGTCAATCACCACCAGATTCCGGTCAATGCCCCGCGCTGCCCGGTGCACAGCTATCACCGCGACGGCGCCATGCGCATCGATGGCAACCACGGCGCCACGCTCGGTTATGAGCCGAACAGCGAGGGTCAATGGCAGGAGCAACCTGATTTCCGCGAACCGCCGCTGTCGATCGAAGGCATGGCCGATCACTGGAATCATCGGGAAGACACCGACTACTACTCACAACCTGGCGCCCTCTTCCGTCTGATGACGCCGGCCCAGCAGCAGATTCTGTTCGACAACACCGCCCGTGCCATGGGCGATGCGCCGGATGAAATCAAACGCCGCCACATCTGCAACTGCTCGCGTGCCGATGCAGCTTACGGTGCCGGTGTCGCCAAAGCACTGGGGGTTGCGA
- a CDS encoding IS1182 family transposase has protein sequence MLKPVYPAQTELEMVTLEQLVPKDHLLRLLDQHIRFDFIREATQHLYCENNGRPAIDPVVLFKMLFIGYLFGIRSERRLVKEIEVNVAYRWFLGFRLTDKVPDASTLSQNRRRRFVGTDIEQRIFDGIVEQAIEHKLIGGRVLYTDSTHLKANANKRHFEVHQVEQTPAAYLAELDAAIETDRAAAGKKPLKRDDDDSTPPMKEVKVSTVDPDAGFMARDNKPTGFFYLDHRTVDGVHALIVDTHVTPGNVHDSQPYLARLDRVMERFDLAVGAVGLDAGYFTPQVCKGLLERALFGVMGYKRPTHRDGYFYKRDYLYDAVQDCYRCPAGEVLPYRTTNRLGYREYASNPARCADCGVRGQCTQSRNHQKLVTRHLWEGFKEAINANRLSDLGKRLYARRKETVERSFADAKELHGHRYARFRGLAKVQAQCLLSAACQNMKKMALLLARKAAALLAKILARTRFAAPFARHLWQIGVPNLNFRIRLASA, from the coding sequence ATGCTCAAGCCTGTCTACCCCGCCCAAACGGAACTGGAGATGGTGACGTTGGAGCAATTGGTCCCGAAAGACCACTTGCTCCGGCTGCTCGACCAGCACATCCGGTTTGATTTCATTCGTGAAGCGACCCAGCACCTGTATTGCGAGAACAATGGCCGACCAGCGATTGATCCGGTGGTGTTGTTCAAGATGTTGTTCATTGGCTACCTGTTCGGGATTCGCTCCGAGCGACGGCTGGTGAAGGAAATCGAGGTCAATGTGGCTTACCGCTGGTTTCTCGGCTTTCGACTGACGGACAAAGTGCCGGATGCCTCGACGCTGTCGCAGAATCGGCGTCGCCGCTTTGTCGGGACGGACATTGAGCAACGCATCTTCGACGGGATTGTCGAGCAAGCCATTGAGCATAAGCTGATTGGCGGGCGGGTGCTTTACACGGACAGCACGCATCTGAAGGCGAATGCCAACAAACGGCATTTTGAGGTGCATCAGGTCGAGCAAACCCCTGCGGCCTACCTGGCCGAACTGGATGCAGCCATCGAAACGGACCGAGCCGCCGCGGGCAAGAAGCCGCTCAAGCGTGATGACGATGATTCGACACCGCCGATGAAGGAGGTCAAGGTCAGCACGGTCGATCCCGACGCAGGTTTCATGGCCCGCGACAACAAGCCGACCGGCTTCTTCTATCTGGATCACCGGACTGTCGATGGCGTGCATGCTTTGATCGTCGATACCCATGTCACGCCGGGCAATGTCCATGACAGCCAGCCCTACCTTGCCCGCCTGGATCGGGTCATGGAGCGCTTTGATCTGGCCGTGGGCGCCGTCGGGCTGGATGCCGGGTATTTCACCCCGCAAGTCTGCAAGGGCCTCCTCGAGCGGGCACTGTTCGGGGTGATGGGCTACAAGCGACCCACACACCGCGATGGCTATTTCTACAAACGGGACTATCTCTACGATGCGGTCCAGGACTGCTACCGCTGCCCGGCCGGGGAGGTTCTACCGTACCGGACGACCAACCGGCTGGGTTATCGCGAATACGCCTCGAACCCGGCGCGGTGTGCCGATTGCGGCGTGCGCGGGCAATGCACGCAGAGCCGGAACCATCAGAAGCTCGTGACCCGACATCTCTGGGAAGGTTTCAAGGAAGCGATCAACGCCAATCGCCTGAGCGACCTGGGCAAACGGCTGTACGCCCGGCGCAAGGAAACGGTGGAGCGCAGTTTTGCCGATGCCAAGGAGTTGCACGGCCACCGTTACGCCCGTTTCCGTGGCTTGGCCAAGGTGCAAGCGCAGTGCCTGCTCTCGGCGGCCTGTCAGAACATGAAGAAGATGGCCCTGTTGCTGGCCCGCAAGGCGGCAGCCTTATTGGCCAAAATCCTCGCACGAACCCGTTTTGCCGCCCCATTCGCCCGCCATCTTTGGCAGATCGGGGTTCCTAACCTGAATTTCAGAATCCGCCTCGCTTCGGCTTGA